In Candidatus Avedoeria danica, the following are encoded in one genomic region:
- a CDS encoding SAM-dependent DNA methyltransferase, whose amino-acid sequence MSQSDRLVQKLWSYCNVLRDDGLSYQDYLEQLTFLLFLKMSDERAKLVGDDEPVPAGYRWSDLSDPKMEGARLEDHYRETLAMLGAEGGMLGLIFRKAQNRIQDPAKLRKLIVDLIGTEQWLTISADVKGDAYEGLLERNAQDTKSGAGQYFTVRPICEAIVDCIQPRPGEVMSDPACGTGGFFLAGHAYVARHYDLDRDQKRHLQYQALRGVELVDAVSRLCAMNLLLHGIGPTDDTMEPPIRTDDSLRDVPSEHYDVVMTNPPFGKKSSITVVDEEGETDRQTLTYNRPDFWTTTSNKQLNFVQHIKSLLKINGRAAVVVPDNVLFEGGAGEIVRRRLMHECDVHTLLRLPTGLFYAQGVKANVVFFDRKPASETPWTKVVWFYDLRTNKHFTLKQNRLTRADLDEFVACFRPGDRHNRTASWSEANTDGRWRPYTYDELSSRDKASLDIFWLRDDSLEDSANLPEPHVLAEEIAEDLRTALAQVEDVLGDLQVRALAGRGLGTEG is encoded by the coding sequence ATGAGCCAGTCCGACCGCCTCGTCCAGAAGCTCTGGAGCTACTGCAACGTCCTGCGCGACGACGGCCTGAGCTACCAGGACTACCTGGAGCAGCTCACCTTCCTCCTGTTCCTGAAGATGTCCGACGAGCGCGCCAAGCTTGTCGGCGACGACGAGCCCGTCCCGGCGGGTTACCGCTGGTCCGACCTATCCGATCCCAAGATGGAGGGCGCCCGGCTGGAGGACCACTACCGCGAGACCCTGGCCATGCTGGGCGCCGAGGGCGGCATGCTGGGCCTCATCTTCCGCAAGGCCCAGAACCGCATCCAGGACCCGGCCAAGCTGCGCAAGCTCATCGTCGACCTCATCGGCACCGAGCAATGGCTGACGATCTCCGCCGACGTGAAGGGCGACGCCTACGAGGGCCTGCTGGAGCGGAACGCCCAGGACACCAAGAGCGGGGCGGGTCAGTACTTCACCGTGCGGCCGATCTGCGAGGCCATCGTCGACTGCATCCAGCCCCGACCCGGCGAGGTCATGAGCGATCCGGCATGCGGCACGGGCGGCTTCTTCCTGGCGGGCCACGCCTACGTCGCCCGCCACTACGACCTCGACCGCGACCAGAAGCGCCACCTCCAGTACCAGGCGCTGCGCGGCGTCGAGCTGGTGGACGCCGTCAGCCGCCTGTGCGCCATGAACCTATTGCTCCACGGCATCGGCCCCACCGACGACACCATGGAACCACCCATCCGCACCGACGACTCGCTGCGCGACGTCCCCTCCGAGCACTACGACGTGGTGATGACGAACCCGCCGTTCGGCAAGAAGTCCAGCATCACCGTCGTGGACGAGGAAGGCGAAACGGACCGCCAGACCCTCACCTACAACCGGCCCGACTTCTGGACCACCACGAGCAACAAGCAGCTCAACTTCGTCCAGCACATCAAGAGCCTGCTGAAAATCAACGGCCGCGCCGCCGTCGTCGTGCCCGACAACGTCCTGTTCGAGGGTGGCGCCGGCGAGATCGTGCGCCGCCGACTCATGCACGAGTGCGACGTACACACCCTGCTGCGCCTCCCCACCGGCCTCTTCTACGCCCAGGGCGTGAAGGCCAATGTGGTGTTCTTCGACCGCAAGCCGGCCAGCGAGACCCCGTGGACGAAGGTCGTGTGGTTCTACGACCTACGCACGAACAAGCACTTCACGCTGAAACAGAACCGCCTGACCCGCGCCGACCTCGACGAGTTCGTCGCGTGCTTCCGCCCCGGCGATCGGCACAACCGGACGGCGTCGTGGTCAGAGGCCAACACGGACGGCCGGTGGCGACCGTACACGTACGACGAGCTGTCCAGCCGCGACAAGGCCAGCCTGGACATCTTCTGGCTGCGCGATGACAGTCTGGAGGACTCCGCCAACCTACCCGAGCCGCACGTTTTGGCTGAGGAGATCGCGGAGGACTTGCGGACGGCGCTGGCGCAGGTGGAGGATGTCCTTGGGGATCTGCAGGTGCGGGCGCTCGCGGGCAGAGGCCTGGGGACCGAAGGCTGA